The Brasilonema sennae CENA114 genome includes a region encoding these proteins:
- a CDS encoding WD40 repeat domain-containing protein produces MVEIAHKLTSKKYYFQKAYLSRFPYNFVQSGNLEKYYNLLTHFQFIAEKINHPEFGVDPLINDYDFVDDPEVLTNPEYNPHKVKALKLIQGALKLSAHVFSQDKTQLIEQLLGRLMSFEVPEIQAMLEVAKQWKVIPWLRPLTPNLTPPGGQLIRTLAGHSASVNAVALTPDGKHVISGSSDNTLKIWNLETGQEMCTLTGHSNSVNAVALTPDGKHVISGSGDKTIKIWNLETGQEKFTLTGHSRWVNAVAVTPDGKYVISGSNDNTLKIWNLETGQEKSTLTGHSHWVEAVALTPDGKHVISGSGDKTLKVWNMETGQEESTLTGHSSRVYAVAVTSDGKQVISGSRDNTLKVWNLETGQHKSTFTGHSSWFEAIAITPDGKQVMSGSRDNTLEVWNLETGQHKSTFTGHSSWVEAVALTPDGKQVISGSRDNTLKVWNLETGQDKSTLTGHRDSVYAVAVTPDGKQVISGSRDNTLKVSNLETGQDKSTFTGHRDSVYAVAVTPDGKQVISGSRDKTLKVWNLETGQHKSTFTGHSNSVIAVAVTPDGNQVISGSGDNTLKVWNLETGEEKCTLTGHSNSVIAVAVIPDGKHVISGSWDNTIKVWNLETAQVIASFTADNPLRCCAVARDGVTIVAGDQFGGVHFLRLEGMQT; encoded by the coding sequence ATGGTCGAAATCGCTCACAAATTAACATCAAAAAAATATTACTTCCAAAAAGCTTATCTCAGCAGATTTCCCTATAATTTTGTGCAGTCAGGAAACTTAGAAAAGTATTACAATCTCCTGACTCATTTTCAGTTCATAGCAGAAAAGATTAACCATCCTGAGTTTGGGGTAGATCCATTGATTAATGATTATGATTTTGTTGATGATCCAGAAGTTTTAACAAATCCAGAGTACAACCCCCATAAGGTAAAAGCGCTGAAATTGATTCAAGGAGCGCTGAAACTGTCAGCGCATGTTTTCTCTCAGGATAAAACGCAACTGATAGAGCAATTGTTGGGGCGTTTGATGTCTTTTGAAGTGCCTGAGATTCAGGCAATGCTGGAGGTAGCAAAACAGTGGAAAGTTATTCCTTGGCTGCGTCCGTTGACCCCTAACTTAACGCCGCCTGGGGGACAGTTAATCCGCACTCTCGCTGGTCATAGCGCCTCGGTTAATGCAGTCGCACTCACCCCTGATGGCAAGCACGTGATTTCTGGTTCATCGGACAACACACTCAAAATCTGGAATCTGGAAACCGGACAGGAGATGTGTACCCTGACTGGTCATAGCAACTCAGTTAATGCAGTCGCACTCACCCCTGATGGCAAGCACGTGATTTCTGGTTCAGGGGACAAGACAATCAAAATCTGGAATCTGGAAACTGGACAGGAGAAGTTTACCCTCACTGGTCATAGCAGATGGGTTAATGCAGTCGCCGTCACTCCTGATGGCAAGTACGTGATTTCTGGTTCAAATGACAATACACTCAAAATCTGGAATCTGGAAACGGGACAGGAGAAGTCTACCCTCACTGGTCATAGCCACTGGGTTGAAGCCGTCGCACTCACCCCTGATGGCAAGCATGTGATTTCTGGTTCAGGTGACAAGACACTCAAAGTTTGGAATATGGAAACGGGACAGGAGGAGTCTACTCTCACCGGTCATAGCTCCAGGGTTTATGCAGTCGCTGTCACCTCTGATGGCAAGCAGGTGATTTCTGGTTCCAGGGACAACACACTCAAAGTTTGGAATCTGGAAACGGGACAGCACAAGTCTACTTTCACTGGTCATAGCAGCTGGTTTGAAGCAATCGCTATCACCCCTGATGGCAAGCAGGTGATGTCTGGTTCCAGGGACAACACACTTGAAGTCTGGAATTTGGAAACGGGACAGCACAAGTCTACTTTCACTGGTCATAGCAGCTGGGTTGAAGCAGTCGCACTCACCCCTGATGGCAAGCAGGTGATTTCTGGTTCCAGGGACAACACACTCAAAGTTTGGAATCTGGAAACGGGACAGGACAAGTCTACCCTCACTGGTCATCGCGACTCAGTTTATGCAGTCGCCGTCACCCCTGATGGCAAGCAGGTGATTTCTGGTTCCAGGGACAACACACTCAAAGTCTCGAATCTGGAAACGGGACAGGACAAGTCTACCTTCACTGGTCATCGCGACTCAGTTTATGCAGTCGCCGTCACCCCTGATGGCAAGCAGGTGATTTCTGGTTCCAGGGATAAGACACTCAAAGTCTGGAATCTGGAAACGGGACAGCACAAGTCTACCTTCACTGGTCATAGCAACTCAGTTATTGCAGTTGCTGTCACCCCTGATGGCAACCAGGTGATTTCTGGTTCAGGTGACAATACACTCAAAGTCTGGAATCTAGAAACGGGGGAGGAAAAGTGTACCCTCACTGGTCATAGCAACTCAGTTATTGCAGTCGCTGTCATTCCTGATGGCAAGCACGTGATTTCTGGTTCATGGGACAACACAATCAAAGTTTGGAATCTGGAAACGGCGCAGGTCATTGCTAGTTTCACTGCGGATAATCCGTTACGTTGCTGTGCGGTTGCACGCGATGGAGTGACAATAGTAGCAGGCGATCAATTTGGAGGTGTGCATTTCCTCCGCCTCGAAGGAATGCAGACGTAA
- a CDS encoding Fe2+-dependent dioxygenase translates to MIICIDNILNSEELKLIHSKLTNSEFRDGKETAGWYAKEVKNNLQLPSNELTEEMRSIVMQALQRNRLFQAAVRPKIIRPIIFSRYEPGMYYGYHTDNALMGNQVLTRSDISLTLFLSSPSSYVGGELMIDTSLGEQVFKLEAGSMIVYPSSTLHQVTTVTKGTRFAAISWVQSIIRDPGEREILFDLETAREALFQKHGITPEFDLICKTHANLLRKWADI, encoded by the coding sequence ATGATTATTTGTATTGATAATATTCTTAACTCTGAGGAGTTAAAGTTAATTCATTCAAAATTAACAAATTCGGAATTTAGAGACGGCAAAGAAACAGCAGGATGGTACGCAAAAGAAGTTAAAAATAATCTACAACTACCATCAAATGAACTCACAGAAGAAATGAGAAGCATTGTGATGCAAGCACTGCAACGTAATCGCTTATTTCAAGCAGCCGTCAGACCAAAAATTATTCGACCTATTATATTTAGTCGCTATGAACCGGGAATGTACTACGGTTATCATACCGATAATGCCCTGATGGGAAATCAAGTTTTGACTCGTTCTGATATCTCATTAACTCTATTTCTCAGTTCTCCTAGTAGTTATGTTGGCGGAGAATTAATGATTGATACTTCTTTGGGTGAACAAGTTTTCAAACTAGAAGCAGGTTCGATGATTGTTTATCCATCTTCAACGCTGCATCAAGTGACAACTGTAACTAAAGGTACGAGATTTGCCGCTATTAGTTGGGTACAAAGTATTATTCGCGATCCTGGAGAAAGAGAAATTTTATTCGATTTAGAAACTGCACGCGAAGCCCTTTTTCAGAAGCATGGAATAACGCCAGAATTTGACTTGATTTGTAAAACTCATGCCAATTTGTTGCGGAAATGGGCTGATATTTAA
- a CDS encoding sulfonate ABC transporter substrate-binding protein: MRESQYNQGCGGAMNLFIILKLLSSITSFFRQSIKVLKLDSAKIFAVLFTFSLCLSLSFSAFSPSYAKSSTQNSGANPAANTSIAAINVVRMGYQKSAVLALVKQQGTLEKQLSPSGVSVKWLEFPSGPPMMEALNANSIDFAAVGEGPPVFAQSAGVPLVYVGNSSASPEGLAILVRNNSPIKTLADLKGKKVAVAKGSSAHFLLVQALSSTGLQYSDIQPTYLSPADARAVFEQGKIDAWGIWDPFLAAAQKSGGARILRDAKGLASWREFYVTSRSFADANPQLVKQILESVDKVGKWAKKNHRQVAEVLSPQMGIDVASLELAETRRKRYDVLPFSNEVVAEQQKVADTFLSQKLIPKQIKVADAVWKPK, encoded by the coding sequence ATGCGAGAATCTCAATATAATCAGGGTTGTGGTGGAGCTATGAATCTTTTCATTATCTTAAAGCTGCTTTCAAGCATCACAAGTTTTTTTCGTCAATCTATCAAGGTACTGAAGCTAGATTCAGCCAAAATTTTTGCTGTGCTATTTACTTTTAGTTTGTGCCTAAGTTTGAGCTTTTCTGCTTTTAGTCCGAGTTACGCAAAAAGTTCTACTCAAAATTCTGGTGCGAATCCTGCAGCGAATACTTCAATCGCTGCTATTAACGTTGTGCGGATGGGTTATCAAAAATCTGCAGTTCTCGCTTTGGTGAAGCAACAAGGCACTTTAGAAAAACAATTGTCCCCTTCTGGGGTTAGTGTCAAGTGGCTAGAATTTCCCTCTGGTCCTCCGATGATGGAAGCCTTGAATGCAAACAGTATCGACTTCGCAGCTGTAGGGGAGGGACCACCAGTATTTGCTCAATCAGCTGGTGTTCCACTGGTGTATGTTGGTAACTCTTCAGCAAGTCCAGAAGGTTTAGCAATTCTAGTTCGCAATAATTCGCCAATTAAGACTCTAGCCGACCTCAAAGGTAAAAAAGTTGCCGTTGCTAAAGGTTCAAGCGCTCATTTCTTGTTGGTGCAAGCGTTGTCATCTACAGGATTACAGTACAGTGACATTCAGCCGACTTATCTTTCTCCAGCAGATGCTCGTGCTGTCTTTGAACAAGGCAAGATTGATGCTTGGGGAATATGGGACCCATTTCTAGCAGCAGCTCAAAAGAGTGGAGGAGCGCGGATATTAAGAGATGCTAAGGGTTTGGCGTCATGGAGGGAATTTTATGTGACGTCGCGAAGCTTTGCGGACGCAAACCCACAGCTTGTCAAGCAAATTCTCGAATCAGTTGACAAGGTAGGGAAGTGGGCAAAGAAAAATCACCGCCAAGTTGCTGAAGTATTATCGCCGCAAATGGGTATTGATGTTGCTTCGTTAGAGTTAGCAGAAACTCGCCGCAAACGCTACGATGTACTACCCTTTAGCAATGAAGTGGTTGCAGAGCAACAAAAAGTTGCTGATACTTTCTTAAGTCAGAAATTAATACCCAAACAAATCAAAGTAGCAGATGCTGTTTGGAAACCTAAATAG
- a CDS encoding ion channel codes for MKKTRGKIPKTRKINREGSYNVVRIGASNNHWRDPYHVLLTLCWYKTLGLISFGYILANALFALAYLAGGNGIENARPGNFLDVFFFSVQTMASIGYGAMYPKTLYANILVTIESLLGLMGLAMATGLMFARFSLPTARVLFSHVAIITPYNGIPTLMLRVANERQNWILEAQVRVSLVRTQITKEGDLMRRFYDVHLLRSHSPLFALTWTIMHPIDESSPLYGVSTEEMVEDEMEVIVTFTGLDETVSQTIHARHSYIPKQILWNMRFVDILSKTRDGKRSIDYSRFHDVMPIDN; via the coding sequence ATGAAAAAGACCCGTGGAAAAATCCCAAAAACTCGGAAGATTAACCGGGAGGGCAGCTACAACGTAGTGCGTATAGGTGCATCCAACAACCATTGGCGGGATCCATATCATGTGCTACTCACTCTTTGCTGGTATAAAACTCTAGGACTTATCAGTTTTGGGTATATACTCGCTAACGCTTTGTTTGCCTTGGCATATCTTGCAGGAGGCAATGGTATTGAAAATGCGCGTCCGGGTAATTTCCTGGATGTCTTTTTTTTCAGTGTCCAGACTATGGCATCTATCGGCTATGGCGCAATGTATCCCAAAACACTTTATGCTAACATCTTAGTGACTATCGAATCACTGTTAGGGCTGATGGGGTTGGCGATGGCAACTGGGTTAATGTTTGCTCGCTTTTCTCTTCCCACAGCGCGAGTCTTGTTTAGCCATGTAGCGATAATTACCCCGTATAACGGTATACCAACTCTCATGTTGCGGGTTGCCAATGAACGTCAAAACTGGATTTTAGAAGCACAAGTCAGAGTCAGCTTGGTACGCACCCAAATCACCAAAGAAGGAGATCTGATGCGTCGATTTTATGATGTGCATTTGCTTCGCAGTCATTCTCCACTTTTTGCCCTGACTTGGACAATCATGCACCCAATAGACGAGAGCAGTCCTTTGTACGGAGTCTCAACAGAGGAGATGGTTGAGGATGAGATGGAAGTGATAGTCACCTTCACTGGGCTTGATGAAACTGTATCCCAAACTATCCATGCCCGTCACTCGTATATTCCAAAGCAAATTCTTTGGAATATGCGGTTTGTCGATATTTTATCGAAGACACGGGATGGCAAGCGCAGCATTGACTACTCCCGCTTTCATGATGTCATGCCGATAGACAATTAA
- the ssuD gene encoding FMNH2-dependent alkanesulfonate monooxygenase gives MELLWFIPTHGDGRYLATAIGGRECNFSYFQQIAQAVDNLGFSGALLPTGRSCEDAWVLASSLIAVTRQMRFMIAIRPGLMSPGLSARMAATFDRVSNGRLQIHVVTGGDPVELAGDGVHLSHDERYELTDEFLRVWKDISSGLEINFSGKYFQIKGGKLLFTSVQKPHPPLWFGGSSFVAQQIAAKHVDVYLTWGEPPQQVAEKIASVRKLAAEQGRTLRFGIRLHVIVRDTETQAWDAANDLIKYVSDEAIANAQKIFARMDSEGQRRMTQLHNGDRKALEISPNLWTGVGLVRGGAGTALVGDSDTVIARMEEYAKLGIDIFILSGYPHLEEAYRVAELLFPRLPLQKPSNINQTQMFSPVGELIGFENFPKQQ, from the coding sequence ATGGAATTACTTTGGTTTATTCCAACACATGGAGATGGTCGTTATTTAGCAACAGCAATTGGTGGTCGCGAATGTAATTTTTCTTACTTTCAGCAAATTGCTCAAGCTGTAGATAATTTGGGATTTTCTGGGGCTTTGCTACCCACTGGACGCTCTTGTGAAGATGCTTGGGTATTGGCTTCGTCTCTGATTGCTGTGACTCGTCAAATGCGTTTTATGATTGCAATCCGTCCTGGGTTAATGTCTCCTGGATTGTCAGCACGAATGGCAGCGACATTTGACCGCGTATCTAACGGACGCTTGCAAATTCACGTTGTAACTGGTGGTGATCCCGTAGAATTGGCAGGGGATGGCGTGCATCTTTCTCATGATGAGCGTTATGAATTAACCGACGAATTTTTGAGAGTGTGGAAAGACATTTCAAGTGGTTTAGAAATTAACTTTAGTGGGAAGTATTTCCAGATAAAAGGTGGTAAACTATTATTTACTTCTGTACAAAAACCTCATCCACCCTTATGGTTTGGAGGTTCGTCATTTGTTGCACAACAGATTGCTGCTAAGCATGTTGATGTCTATCTGACTTGGGGAGAACCACCGCAACAAGTGGCAGAAAAAATTGCATCTGTGCGTAAATTAGCAGCAGAACAGGGCAGAACTCTACGCTTTGGTATTCGGCTACATGTTATTGTGCGGGATACTGAAACTCAAGCTTGGGACGCAGCAAATGATCTGATTAAATATGTGAGTGATGAGGCGATCGCCAATGCACAAAAAATCTTTGCCAGAATGGATTCTGAAGGACAGCGCCGGATGACGCAGCTGCACAATGGCGATCGCAAAGCACTAGAAATCAGCCCCAACTTATGGACAGGAGTCGGCTTAGTGCGCGGTGGTGCTGGTACCGCTTTGGTAGGAGATTCTGACACCGTCATTGCCAGAATGGAGGAGTATGCAAAACTGGGAATTGATATCTTTATTCTTTCTGGTTATCCTCACTTAGAAGAAGCCTATCGAGTTGCTGAATTACTATTTCCTCGCCTACCGCTGCAAAAACCGTCTAATATAAATCAAACACAAATGTTCAGTCCTGTTGGCGAACTTATTGGCTTTGAAAACTTTCCAAAACAGCAATAA
- a CDS encoding ATP-binding cassette domain-containing protein, translating to MIKSKRVGVDLKVIGLSKTFGNIRVLQNLDLEIAKGEFVAIVGRSGCGKTTLLKLLAGLEPPSDGSILLDGKQLRKLNPETRVMFQDARLLMWKRVIENVGLGLKEHWRQKAHWALEQVGLGERAFEWPSVLSGGQRQRVALARALVSEPRLLLLDEPLGALDALTRIEMQRLIEDIWQQQQFTALLITHDVEEAVTLADRIILIERGEVAMNLSVPLARPRQRSDAIFATLVDKILERVLSTKPSSEKSTKGESTIAPIATYNILP from the coding sequence ATGATTAAATCCAAGCGCGTAGGAGTCGATTTAAAAGTAATCGGTCTAAGTAAAACCTTTGGGAATATTCGTGTATTGCAAAACTTGGATTTAGAAATAGCTAAAGGGGAATTTGTAGCGATTGTTGGGCGTAGTGGCTGTGGAAAAACTACCCTATTAAAGCTATTAGCAGGATTGGAACCCCCAAGTGACGGCAGTATATTACTTGATGGCAAGCAATTGCGTAAGCTCAATCCAGAAACACGAGTGATGTTTCAGGATGCTCGTCTTTTAATGTGGAAGCGAGTGATAGAAAATGTAGGCTTGGGATTAAAGGAACACTGGCGACAAAAGGCACATTGGGCTTTAGAACAAGTCGGACTTGGAGAACGTGCTTTTGAATGGCCGAGTGTGCTTTCAGGAGGACAACGCCAACGGGTAGCACTGGCAAGAGCATTGGTGAGTGAACCACGTTTACTCTTACTAGATGAGCCTTTGGGAGCGTTGGATGCCCTAACTCGGATTGAGATGCAGCGTCTGATAGAAGACATCTGGCAACAACAGCAGTTTACTGCATTATTAATTACTCATGATGTAGAAGAGGCAGTTACTTTAGCTGATAGAATTATTCTCATAGAACGAGGTGAAGTGGCTATGAATTTATCTGTGCCCCTGGCTCGTCCTCGTCAGCGAAGTGATGCTATATTTGCAACATTAGTCGATAAAATCTTGGAGCGGGTGTTAAGTACAAAACCCAGTTCCGAAAAATCGACAAAAGGGGAATCTACCATAGCACCAATTGCTACCTACAACATACTCCCCTAA
- a CDS encoding PstS family phosphate ABC transporter substrate-binding protein, producing MNTDESNNKGNIICGRCAYDANPRGATHCQKCGTPLVIASVPNSDPSPASDSTLLVGGISVVATVLFFAIGGYFFWQQVRVASTPSNLNNSADNISSDIRLYNSMKEVPKVPEGTFNYGGAVVFAPLRNSLHKAINQVYPKFGLRFTEPKYNNPGQNTGITMLLDGELSFAQSSKPLEDTHYSKAKERGFSLQQVAIGIDGFLLFTHPDVSIPGLAVEQVKDIFKGKITNWNQVGGPDLAITAFAFNPKFGSSLNILLGPELDQLSPKVQFMRDYTDGVRKVSSIRGALGIGSTGAILGQKSIRPLAIAHGNSKSYVPPFTDDGKQVNATALRDGTYPLTRRLFIVIRRDGTIDEAAGVAYTNLLLSQEGQQYIEKAGFVPIRN from the coding sequence ATGAATACTGACGAATCGAATAACAAGGGAAACATCATCTGTGGTCGATGTGCCTACGATGCAAATCCTCGTGGGGCTACACATTGTCAAAAGTGTGGTACGCCCCTTGTTATAGCTTCTGTACCTAACAGCGATCCCAGCCCTGCCTCTGATTCTACACTGCTCGTAGGTGGGATTAGTGTAGTAGCCACAGTGTTATTTTTTGCTATCGGAGGTTATTTTTTCTGGCAGCAAGTCCGAGTAGCTTCAACCCCAAGCAATCTCAACAATTCTGCCGATAACATTTCCTCGGATATCCGACTCTATAATTCTATGAAGGAAGTTCCGAAGGTGCCCGAAGGAACATTCAATTACGGTGGTGCTGTCGTCTTCGCACCTCTGAGGAACAGTTTACATAAGGCTATCAATCAAGTTTACCCAAAGTTTGGGTTGCGGTTCACCGAACCTAAGTACAACAACCCTGGTCAAAATACTGGGATCACTATGTTGCTTGATGGCGAACTCAGCTTTGCCCAGTCTTCTAAGCCATTAGAGGATACTCATTACAGCAAGGCAAAAGAACGTGGTTTTTCCCTACAGCAGGTGGCAATAGGTATCGACGGCTTCCTGTTGTTTACCCATCCAGATGTGTCTATCCCTGGACTTGCTGTTGAGCAAGTTAAAGATATTTTTAAAGGAAAAATCACCAATTGGAACCAGGTGGGAGGACCGGACTTAGCAATCACAGCTTTTGCTTTCAACCCGAAGTTTGGTTCCTCACTCAACATTCTTCTTGGTCCAGAATTGGATCAACTCAGTCCTAAAGTACAGTTTATGCGCGATTACACTGATGGTGTTCGTAAAGTTTCCTCAATTCGAGGTGCGCTCGGCATTGGCTCTACTGGAGCAATTCTCGGTCAAAAGTCAATCCGCCCTCTTGCGATCGCTCATGGCAACTCTAAGAGTTACGTGCCACCCTTTACAGATGATGGCAAGCAGGTTAACGCTACAGCTTTGCGGGATGGCACATACCCCCTGACTAGGCGTCTGTTTATAGTCATTCGCCGAGACGGTACTATCGATGAGGCTGCCGGAGTAGCATATACTAATTTGTTGCTGTCTCAAGAAGGACAGCAGTATATTGAGAAGGCTGGTTTCGTTCCTATTCGTAATTAG
- the ssuC gene encoding aliphatic sulfonate ABC transporter permease SsuC: MKIKFLKPYFDRLAPWCVPLLLVVVWQLLVQFGFVSQRVLPAPTNVFLAGIRLAKSGELFFHLGISAQRAVLGFLIGGSIAFVLGLLNGILPIAEKLLDTPIQMLRNIPHLAMIPLVILWFGVGEEGRIFLVAIGVSFPIYINTFHGVRTVDPNLIEMGKVYGLKPWSLFWEIIFPGALPSILIGVRYALGVMWLTLIVAETISYDSGIGYMAMNAREFMQTDVVVLSILLYALLGKLADVFAKFLEKKLLSWHPSYQNL, encoded by the coding sequence ATGAAAATCAAATTTCTCAAGCCATACTTCGATAGATTAGCTCCTTGGTGCGTCCCTCTTCTGTTAGTTGTCGTTTGGCAGTTACTTGTGCAATTTGGTTTTGTTTCTCAAAGAGTATTACCTGCTCCCACAAATGTTTTCCTGGCAGGAATTCGTCTTGCTAAATCGGGAGAACTTTTTTTTCACCTTGGCATTAGCGCACAACGGGCAGTTCTTGGGTTTTTAATTGGTGGTAGCATTGCTTTTGTTTTGGGATTATTAAATGGCATCCTTCCCATAGCAGAAAAGTTGTTAGATACACCGATTCAAATGTTGCGTAACATTCCGCATTTAGCCATGATTCCCTTGGTTATCTTATGGTTTGGAGTTGGAGAAGAAGGGAGGATTTTTTTGGTTGCGATCGGTGTATCGTTTCCCATTTATATAAATACGTTTCATGGTGTCCGAACCGTTGATCCAAACTTGATTGAGATGGGAAAAGTATACGGACTCAAGCCTTGGTCTTTGTTTTGGGAAATCATTTTTCCTGGCGCATTGCCCTCAATTTTGATTGGCGTACGTTACGCTTTGGGAGTTATGTGGTTGACTCTGATTGTTGCTGAGACAATTTCTTATGACTCTGGGATCGGTTATATGGCAATGAATGCTCGTGAATTTATGCAAACAGATGTAGTCGTCTTGAGCATTCTACTCTATGCATTGTTAGGAAAGTTAGCAGATGTATTTGCAAAATTTTTAGAAAAGAAATTGCTTTCTTGGCATCCTAGTTACCAAAATCTCTAA